TCTCCGGCATGGTCGAGGTGCTGTTCGAAAGCTCATACGCCTCGCGCAGCCGACCCTCGGCGGTAAGGCGCAGCCAATCGGGGATATGGTTATGCAACGGGCAATGCACCGAACAATAGGGCACGCCGCACTGCGAGCAGCGTCCGGCCTGATCCTCGGCCGCCGGCACCGAATAGCGGTTGGCGATCTCGCGGAAATCGTCCGCGCGATCCTCGGCATCGCGCTTCGCGGGATAGCTTTGCGCGCGGTCGACAAATTTCAGGAGGTGATCGTTCGCCATCTTCGCCTGCTCTGGTTGCAGACGCGGCTATACAGGCGATTGTTACGCCTGTCACGCATTTTTGGTCGCATAGGTAAGCTAACATTACCTATTTGGAGATATTGCCGAGACACGACACCGTTTCCGTCACATCTTCGCGCATGATTAGGTACGGTACGGACCTACCTTGCCAACAGCCACACCAGCGCCGCACTGCCAGCGACGATCCGATACCACGCGAAGGGCGAGAAGCCGCGCTTGGTGACGATGCCGACGAACCAGCGCACCACCAGCAGCGCCACGATGAACGCGACCACGAAACCGATCGCGATGCCGCCGAATCCAACCCCGCCCCCAGCCGCCAGCTCATGCCGGTTCTTGACCAATTCCAAAGCGGTAGCGCCCAGCATCGTCGGAATGGCAAGAAAAAAGCTGAACTCCGCCGCAGTGCGCCGCTCCACCCCGAGGCTGAGTGCGCCGAGGATCGTCGCGCCTGAGCGGCTAACGCCCGGGATCATCGCGAGGCACTGGATGAAGCCGATGCCGATCACCTTGGGCAGCGGAATGTCCGCTACGCCGGCGATGTCACCTTCCTTCACCGTGCGCTCGATGAACAGGATCGCGAAGCCGCCGACGATCAGCGCGACGCAGACCGTGACGGGCGATGCGAGCAGCGCCTCGATATATTTGTGCAGCGCCAGCCCGATCACCGCCGCCGGCAGGAACGCGACGAGCAGGTTGCGGACGAATCGAATCGACACCGGATCGACTCGCATCAGCCCGGAGATCACCGCCCAGAACGTCCGCCAGTACAGCACGACGATCGCGAGGATCGCTCCGAGCTGGATGACGATGTTGAACACTTCCCAATAGGCGGAATCATAGCCGAGCAGCGCCGAGGCGAGGATCAGGTGCCCGGTCGAGGACACGGGCAGGAACTCGGTCACGCCTTCGACGATGCCGAGCAGAATGATGGTCAGTAGATCGGTCACGCAAATCCCCCTTTGCGGCGAGCGCCATCGCGCCCCCCGCACGTCCACGCCGTCACGCTCCGCCGTTCAGGCGGCAGCGCGGGCGCCGAATCTCCCGTTGCGACGATAGCGGACAAGCCACGTCGGGGCGACCGCAGCAAGCGGGGTTGGGGAAATTTTAAGATCGGCGAAGCCGACCGCCGCGCTCCCCACGACATTGTCATGCTGGAGCATCTTCCATTGATCCTGCGTGATCGGCGCACCGGGCAGCGCGCCGCCCATCGCGATCAGCCCACCGATCGCGTCAGGCAACTCGAGAAACGTCGGCTTGCGGCCGATCGCCTGCGCGATCCAGCGCAGCAGCGCGGCCATCGTCAGCACGTCCGGGCCACCGAGTTCGAACGTCTTGCCTGCCGCCAGCTCCGGCTCGGCGATCGCGGCGGCGACCGCCTCCGCCACATCACCGACGAACACCGGCTGGAACCGGGTCTGCGCGCGCAGCACCGGCACCAGCGGCGCGCTCGCGATCATGCTGGCAAATCGGTTGAGGAACTGGTCCTCGCGCCCGAACACGATCGAGGGGCGCAGGATCGTCGCCTGCGGGAACGCCGCGCGCACCGCCGCCTCGCCCTCGCCCTTGCTGCGACCATAGGCCGAGCTGCTCGCCGGGTCGGCGCCGATGGCGGACATATGCACGAGCGTTTCGACGCCCGCCGCACGCGCCGCCTCGGCGACCACGCGCGCGCCGGCGACATGCACTCGCGCGAAATCGCCCGAGAGGATGCCGACCAGATTGACCACCGCATCGCTGCCCGCGACCGCATGCGCGACC
This genomic stretch from Sphingomonas panacis harbors:
- a CDS encoding complex I NDUFA9 subunit family protein; this translates as MNNTLVTVIGGGGFLGRYVAQALMARGARVRIAQRDPRAAWFLKSLGSLGQTQFVGADITKPETVAHAVAGSDAVVNLVGILSGDFARVHVAGARVVAEAARAAGVETLVHMSAIGADPASSSAYGRSKGEGEAAVRAAFPQATILRPSIVFGREDQFLNRFASMIASAPLVPVLRAQTRFQPVFVGDVAEAVAAAIAEPELAAGKTFELGGPDVLTMAALLRWIAQAIGRKPTFLELPDAIGGLIAMGGALPGAPITQDQWKMLQHDNVVGSAAVGFADLKISPTPLAAVAPTWLVRYRRNGRFGARAAA
- a CDS encoding undecaprenyl-diphosphate phosphatase; the encoded protein is MTDLLTIILLGIVEGVTEFLPVSSTGHLILASALLGYDSAYWEVFNIVIQLGAILAIVVLYWRTFWAVISGLMRVDPVSIRFVRNLLVAFLPAAVIGLALHKYIEALLASPVTVCVALIVGGFAILFIERTVKEGDIAGVADIPLPKVIGIGFIQCLAMIPGVSRSGATILGALSLGVERRTAAEFSFFLAIPTMLGATALELVKNRHELAAGGGVGFGGIAIGFVVAFIVALLVVRWFVGIVTKRGFSPFAWYRIVAGSAALVWLLAR